One genomic segment of Hordeum vulgare subsp. vulgare chromosome 2H, MorexV3_pseudomolecules_assembly, whole genome shotgun sequence includes these proteins:
- the LOC123429960 gene encoding uncharacterized protein LOC123429960: MAGRDGGNHFNRGDGAAEGRFRRGGGRSERGGARERGGGGEGRNLVWMRDNDEGGSSNVDPRHGSSDKARWDVDAMEQGGERGSEKWGDNNNIVIAGAAGGKQPQAQDRRHPTPGKRNAAPLVGGAEVCVTCKDPGHLPAFCPRAVCGRCGNHGHLASVCNTVLPWECVAPMCGFQARGKGFFYIHDHSTPNQNTDRNRFIVISVVEGQASGRQLEEFFNAYINTNWRCSARSIGPKTFVMRFPSPRDVDKACFAESMNVKSSGAVINLRKWSESMGAKGILNIAWVNVSNTPPR, from the coding sequence ATGGCGGGGCGCGATGGAGGCAACCATTTCAATCGAGGAGATGGGGCGGCGGAAGGGAGATTCAGGCGTGGTGGGGGTCGATCTGAGCGCGGCGGTGCTCGCGAGcgtggtggtggcggcgagggCCGCAACTTGGTGTGGATGCGCGACAACGACGAAGGCGGCTCCTCCAACGTTGATCCACGCCATGGGTCGTCCGACAAGGCGAGGTGGGATGTAGATGCGATGGAGCAAGGAGGTGAGCGTGGATCTGAGAAGTGGGGCGACAACAACAATATCGTGATTGCTGGAGCAGCAGGCGGAAAGCAACCACAAGCTCAAGACCGTCGTCATCCCACTCCTGGCAAGAGGAACGCCGCCCCACTAGTGGGTGGTGCTGAGGTttgcgttacttgcaaggatccaGGTCATTTACCTGCGTTCTGTCCTCGTGCTGTGTGTGGTAGATGTGGGAATCATGGTCATTTGGCCTCAGTttgcaacacggtgcttccttggGAGTGTGTGGCTCCGATGTGTGGATTCCAGGCTAGAGGGAAAGGTTTTTTCTATATTCATGATCATAGCACTCCGAACCAGAACACTGATAGGAATCGGTTCATAGTCATATCTGTGGTTGAGGGGCAAGCATCTGGTAGGCAGTTGGAGGAGTTTTTCAATGCTTATATAAACACAAACTGGAGATGTTCTGCTAGATCTATCGGGCCAAAAACTTTTGTGATGAGATTTCCATCACCTAGGGATGTtgataaagcttgttttgctgagAGCATGAATGTGAAGAGCTCTGGGGCTGTTATTAATTTGAGGAAGTGGTCAGAATCTATGGGAGCTAAGGGTATACTTAACATTGCTTGGGTCAATGTTAGTAATACCCCCCCTAGATAA